A stretch of the Epinephelus fuscoguttatus linkage group LG2, E.fuscoguttatus.final_Chr_v1 genome encodes the following:
- the LOC125899783 gene encoding uncharacterized protein LOC125899783 isoform X20, giving the protein MPGMCSVPGCKGYKKARSRGVVFHSLPTRDPERCRKWLKAIQSPKFDENTPVSKYGNIRVCSQHFKPEDYEPDIQAELMKTTPRKILKSNVIPTVFSGRQQEDLCTYLPADDRSPTQVKVPSTAAQDSTSVVSVCTVNSMFRWASVSASGPITSSQTSSLGVQSTVVDTASPSPSLPILIASGAPSTSSQPPSPAELSESSCSMASAGRLNESFHKEAELSSTAPSQSGRSTEKDLSQSKTIVNDSCLMELFKKCQTCGQPITKKKVSHCGAQKKVRWSCLSGHRGIWMSSPHLREAFPEIHLLTTLSVLFSGATFTHFKKWAKHLHLNFMGHKTFFEIQKAYLNPEMKEMNRTEQEGIFVKDIHQQPEGTLPHISDPLKKIKAKLRRREKGALSSRSSYEMRSSTLMNSTGTSTQVPTAPSKLVHLSASESGKRHQQEDVEHQSETRHLASEVDGLQDSFEEMEVTIDDDECNSVKNRLSDFDSDSENVVDRTELSAPGADNSCDEDIYVPVIPQSYKTSELKLECEEEELEPWQKHTLHVRLKEEHDVGELKLGSWSVHSDT; this is encoded by the exons ATGCCGGGGATGTGCTCAGTGCCGGGCTGTAAGGGCTACAAGAAGGCCAGGTCCCGGGGAGTCGTCTTCCACTCTCTGCCCACCAGAGACCCGGAGCGATGCAGAAAGTGGTTAAAGGCCATACAGAGCCCCAAATTTGACGAAAACACACCAGTGAGTAAATACGGCAATATACGAGTCTGCAGCCAACATTTTAAACCGGAAGACTACGAGCCGGACATACAGGCAGAACTTATGAAAACAACTCCCCGAAAAATCCTCAAGTCCAACGTCATTCCGACTGTATTCTCTGGAAGACAGCAAGAGGACCTCTGCACATACCTGCCAGCTGATGACAGGAGCCCAACACAG GTTAAGGTTCCCAGTACAGCTGCTCAAGACTCTACATCAGTGGTTTCAGTTTGCACTGTGAACAGTATGTTTCGATGGGCCTCTGTGTCAGCTTCA GGTCCAATAACATCTTCACAAACTTCTTCCTTGGGTGTCCAAAGTACTGTTGTGGATACTGCATCACCTTCTCCCTCCCTGCCAATTCTT ATTGCCTCAGGAGCACCAAGCACCTCATCCCAGCCCCCTTCCCCAGCTGAACTCAGTGAAAGCTCGTGCAGTATGGCATCTGCAGGTCGTCTGAATGAGAGCTTCCACAAAGAGGCCGAGTTAAGCTCGACAGCGCCATCACAATCAGGCAGAAGCACAGAAAAAGACTTGAGTCAATCAAAGACTATTGTAAACGACAGCTGTTTGATGGAGCTGTTTAAGAAGTGTCAGACGTGTGGACAGCCCATAACCAAAAAGAAGGTGTCTCACTGCGGGGCACAGAAGAAGGTGAGGTGGAGCTGCCTCAGCGGACACAGGGGCATATGGATGTCATCACCTCACCTTAGGGAGGCGTTTCCCGAAATCCATCTCCTAACAActctttctgttcttttttctggAGCCActtttacacactttaaaaaatgGGCCAAACACCTACACCTGAATTTTATGGGACATAAAACCTTTTTTGAAATCCAAAAGGCATACCTCAACCCAGAAATGAAGGAGATGAACAGGACTGAGCAGGAAGGGATCTTTGTGAAGGACATACACCAACAGCCTGAAGGCACTCTTCCTCACATCTCAG aTCCTCTGAAGAAAATAAAGGCCAAGttgaggagaagagagaagggAGCTCTGTCATCAAGGTCAAG TTATGAGATGAGATCCTCGACACTGATGAATTCTACCGGAACATCAACGCAAGTGCCAACTGCACCGTCAAAACTTGTACATCTATCAGCCTCTGAAAG CGGTAAACGGCACCAGCAAGAGGATGTTGAACATCAGAGTGAAACCAGACATTTGGCGTCAGAGGTGGACGGGCTTCAGGACAG ttttgaGGAGATGGAGGTCACCATTGACGACGATGAATGCAACAGTGTGAAGAACAGACT ATCTGACTTTGACAGTGATTCGGAAAACGTTGTCGACAGAACTGAGCTGAGTGCTCCAGGAGCTGACAACAGCTGTGATGAAGACATCTACGTACCAGTAATTCCTCAGAG TTACAAAACGTCTGAACTTAAACTGGAGTGTGAAGAAGAGGAGCTGGAGCCATGGCAGAAACACACTTTACATGTTCGCTTGAAAGAAGAGCATGATGTTGGAGAGTTGA AGCTGGGCAGCTGGTCAGTACACTCTGACACCTGA
- the LOC125899783 gene encoding uncharacterized protein LOC125899783 isoform X10 — protein sequence MPGMCSVPGCKGYKKARSRGVVFHSLPTRDPERCRKWLKAIQSPKFDENTPVSKYGNIRVCSQHFKPEDYEPDIQAELMKTTPRKILKSNVIPTVFSGRQQEDLCTYLPADDRSPTQVKVPSTAAQDSTSVVSVCTVNSMFRWASVSASGPITSSQTSSLGVQSTVVDTASPSPSLPILIASGAPSTSSQPPSPAELSESSCSMASAGRLNESFHKEAELSSTAPSQSGRSTEKDLSQSKTIVNDSCLMELFKKCQTCGQPITKKKVSHCGAQKKVRWSCLSGHRGIWMSSPHLREAFPEIHLLTTLSVLFSGATFTHFKKWAKHLHLNFMGHKTFFEIQKAYLNPEMKEMNRTEQEGIFVKDIHQQPEGTLPHISDPLKKIKAKLRRREKGALSSRSSYEMRSSTLMNSTGTSTQVPTAPSKLVHLSASESGKRHQQEDVEHQSETRHLASEVDGLQDSFEEMEVTIDDDECNSVKNRLSDFDSDSENVVDRTELSAPGADNSCDEDIYVPVIPQSYKTSELKLECEEEELEPWQKHTLHVRLKEEHDVGELNDNQTDCKPDPSSLQSWAAGQYTLTPETCGAVHTSEGHQISNNPVSLSSVQSPEVYATSSNKLQSDQSNSQTLSVPFPPLCLTAIKLEPTET from the exons ATGCCGGGGATGTGCTCAGTGCCGGGCTGTAAGGGCTACAAGAAGGCCAGGTCCCGGGGAGTCGTCTTCCACTCTCTGCCCACCAGAGACCCGGAGCGATGCAGAAAGTGGTTAAAGGCCATACAGAGCCCCAAATTTGACGAAAACACACCAGTGAGTAAATACGGCAATATACGAGTCTGCAGCCAACATTTTAAACCGGAAGACTACGAGCCGGACATACAGGCAGAACTTATGAAAACAACTCCCCGAAAAATCCTCAAGTCCAACGTCATTCCGACTGTATTCTCTGGAAGACAGCAAGAGGACCTCTGCACATACCTGCCAGCTGATGACAGGAGCCCAACACAG GTTAAGGTTCCCAGTACAGCTGCTCAAGACTCTACATCAGTGGTTTCAGTTTGCACTGTGAACAGTATGTTTCGATGGGCCTCTGTGTCAGCTTCA GGTCCAATAACATCTTCACAAACTTCTTCCTTGGGTGTCCAAAGTACTGTTGTGGATACTGCATCACCTTCTCCCTCCCTGCCAATTCTT ATTGCCTCAGGAGCACCAAGCACCTCATCCCAGCCCCCTTCCCCAGCTGAACTCAGTGAAAGCTCGTGCAGTATGGCATCTGCAGGTCGTCTGAATGAGAGCTTCCACAAAGAGGCCGAGTTAAGCTCGACAGCGCCATCACAATCAGGCAGAAGCACAGAAAAAGACTTGAGTCAATCAAAGACTATTGTAAACGACAGCTGTTTGATGGAGCTGTTTAAGAAGTGTCAGACGTGTGGACAGCCCATAACCAAAAAGAAGGTGTCTCACTGCGGGGCACAGAAGAAGGTGAGGTGGAGCTGCCTCAGCGGACACAGGGGCATATGGATGTCATCACCTCACCTTAGGGAGGCGTTTCCCGAAATCCATCTCCTAACAActctttctgttcttttttctggAGCCActtttacacactttaaaaaatgGGCCAAACACCTACACCTGAATTTTATGGGACATAAAACCTTTTTTGAAATCCAAAAGGCATACCTCAACCCAGAAATGAAGGAGATGAACAGGACTGAGCAGGAAGGGATCTTTGTGAAGGACATACACCAACAGCCTGAAGGCACTCTTCCTCACATCTCAG aTCCTCTGAAGAAAATAAAGGCCAAGttgaggagaagagagaagggAGCTCTGTCATCAAGGTCAAG TTATGAGATGAGATCCTCGACACTGATGAATTCTACCGGAACATCAACGCAAGTGCCAACTGCACCGTCAAAACTTGTACATCTATCAGCCTCTGAAAG CGGTAAACGGCACCAGCAAGAGGATGTTGAACATCAGAGTGAAACCAGACATTTGGCGTCAGAGGTGGACGGGCTTCAGGACAG ttttgaGGAGATGGAGGTCACCATTGACGACGATGAATGCAACAGTGTGAAGAACAGACT ATCTGACTTTGACAGTGATTCGGAAAACGTTGTCGACAGAACTGAGCTGAGTGCTCCAGGAGCTGACAACAGCTGTGATGAAGACATCTACGTACCAGTAATTCCTCAGAG TTACAAAACGTCTGAACTTAAACTGGAGTGTGAAGAAGAGGAGCTGGAGCCATGGCAGAAACACACTTTACATGTTCGCTTGAAAGAAGAGCATGATGTTGGAGAGTTGA ATGATAACCAAACAGATTGTAAACCAGATCCTTCATCTCTTCAGAGCTGGGCAGCTGGTCAGTACACTCTGACACCTGAGACTTGTGGCGCTGTCCACACTTCTGAAGGACATCAAATCAGCAACAACCCCGTGTCCTTATCCAGTGTCCAGAGTCCTGAAGTATATGCAACATCATCTAACAAACTGCAGTCAGACCAGTCCAACTCACAGACCCTCTCTGTACCTTTTCCTCCACTGTGCCTTACTGCGATTAAACTTGAACCAACTGAAAcatga